In the Lampris incognitus isolate fLamInc1 chromosome 11, fLamInc1.hap2, whole genome shotgun sequence genome, one interval contains:
- the LOC130121077 gene encoding cytotoxic granule associated RNA binding protein TIA1-like yields MVDDDQPKTLYVGNLSRDVTEPLILQVFTQIGPCKGCKMIADASGNDPYCFVEFYEHRHAAASLAAMNRRKIMGKEVKVNWATTPTSQKKDTSNHFHVFVGDLSPEITTEDVKTAFGPFGKISDARVVKDMATGKSKGYGFVSFFNKWDAENAIRQMGGQWLGGRQVRTDWATRKPPAPKTNYESNSKHLSLEEVVNQASPSNCTVYCGGVSTGLTEQLMRRTFSPFGQIMEIRVFPDKGYSFVRFNSHEAAAHAIVSANGTSLEGHIVKCYWGKETMMNPMQQMPMPQQNKMGFTAAQPYGQRGQWYGNGPQIGQYVHNGWQVPTYGVYGQAWNQQGFK; encoded by the coding sequence ATGGTGGACGACGATCAACCCAAAACCTTGTATGTGGGGAACCTGTCCAGGGATGTGACCGAGCCCCTCATCCTGCAGGTGTTCACACAGATCGGGCCCTGCAAGGGCTGTAAAATGATAGCTGATGCGTCTGGAAACGATCCCTACTGCTTTGTGGAGTTCTACGAGCACAGGCATGCTGCTGCCTCACTGGCAGCCATGAACAGACGTAAAATCATGGGTAAGGAGGTGAAAGTGAACTGGGCCACGACCCCGACCAGCCAGAAAAAAGACACAAGCAATCATTTCCATGTCTTTGTTGGAGACCTCAGCCCAGAAATAACCACGGAAGACGTCAAAACTGCCTTTGGCCCATTTGGCAAGATATCGGATGCCCGTGTTGTGAAAGATATGGCTACGGGGAAATCCAAGGGCTATGGCTTCGTGTCTTTCTTCAACAAGTGGGATGCAGAGAATGCCATTCGGCAGATGGGTGGTCAGTGGCTGGGAGGTAGACAGGTTCGAACTGACTGGGCCACTAGGAAGCCCCCTGCCCCAAAGACCAACTATGAAAGTAACTCCAAGCACCTATCCCTTGAAGAAGTAGTGAACCAGGCCAGCCCCAGTAACTGCACTGTGTACTGTGGCGGAGTCAGCACAGGACTGACGGAACAACTGATGAGACGGACCTTCTCCCCCTTCGGACAAATCATGGAAATCCGAGTCTTCCCGGACAAAGGTTACTCTTTTGTGAGGTTTAACTCTCATGAGGCTGCAGCCCATGCCATTGTGTCGGCAAATGGCACCTCACTAGAGGGTCACATAGTGAAGTGCTATTGGGGCAAGGAGACTATGATGAATCCCATGCAGCAGATGCCCATGCCCCAGCAGAACAAGATGGGCTTCACTGCAGCCCAGCCCTACGGCCAACGGGGCCAGTGGTACGGCAATGGCCCGCAGATCGGCCAGTACGTCCACAATGGCTGGCAGGTCCCCACCTATGGTGTCTACGGCCAAGCCTGGAACCAGCAGGGCTTCAAGTAA